A genomic stretch from Acinetobacter defluvii includes:
- a CDS encoding terminase gives MLKSLNDLPEWHAACKRYRYNLSRFAIEALGMDITWQQDELYNSIAVPGSRTSVSSGHGCFGYGTLIKMHDGSFKAVQDIDTDDILMGEDNFSPRVVLYPLKGIERLYKFTYTNGKHHIFNASHILCLMDEIGCTLTATVSEYLKWKRKKQRRYTLYKWSKYGYERVYLKSVKSIGKGDYYGFELENSHKFLGEDDIVLHNTGKTRSAGVTALWHLLFFPHSIMLFTAPQIDQLRKLVWKEIEICKDLLKKGRLAWIADYVEVLAETVYIKGCKKTWHVFAKTAPANKPTNLAGLHGDNYMVWCDEAAGIANEVFDVLIGALTHKDNRMCMTSQPARPSGFFFDSHHKLSKAAGGVWNALVFNSELSPIVSIEKLKEAILQYGSRDDPQYMIRIRGLFPDLAGEFLITHKYARQAWLGKSLDEKDKHKDYGYFMSVDVGGGVGRDDSSIVIAKVWGNQHYGPRARRVEITRIPLCKNNDNIHELTAIINECMIQYPNITLLLDANGAGAGLAQHLKSIGIYYKPIFWGGQCFSTKARKEYVNKRAQAYVCLSRAVASNRFKIRTMYLKAKAEEQLTRIPYTFDDQARFKILSKEDMRRKGIKSPDLVDTFAFMFMDGTVYSPANDCFSSDEDMQGFGESSPDMDKKADLERAKKLADLYA, from the coding sequence ATGCTGAAAAGTCTGAATGATTTACCTGAATGGCACGCCGCCTGTAAGCGTTATCGCTACAATTTATCACGCTTTGCTATCGAAGCATTGGGCATGGATATTACTTGGCAACAAGATGAACTCTATAACTCAATTGCTGTACCTGGTAGCCGTACATCCGTGTCATCGGGACATGGTTGTTTTGGATATGGCACACTGATAAAAATGCATGACGGCAGCTTTAAAGCCGTTCAGGACATAGATACAGACGATATTTTAATGGGAGAGGACAACTTTAGCCCTAGAGTTGTCTTATACCCATTAAAAGGCATAGAACGCCTATATAAATTCACTTATACAAACGGCAAACATCACATTTTTAATGCATCACACATTCTTTGTCTGATGGATGAAATTGGTTGCACATTGACTGCGACAGTCAGTGAATATTTGAAATGGAAAAGAAAAAAACAACGCCGTTATACGCTTTATAAATGGTCAAAATATGGCTATGAGCGCGTTTATTTAAAGTCAGTTAAATCAATCGGTAAAGGTGACTATTACGGCTTTGAACTCGAAAATAGTCATAAATTTTTAGGTGAGGATGACATTGTTTTACACAACACGGGTAAAACTCGTTCAGCGGGTGTTACGGCGTTGTGGCATTTACTATTTTTCCCGCATTCAATCATGCTTTTTACTGCGCCACAGATTGATCAGCTTAGAAAATTAGTCTGGAAAGAAATTGAAATCTGTAAAGACTTGCTGAAAAAAGGGCGTTTGGCATGGATTGCTGACTATGTGGAAGTTTTAGCAGAAACGGTTTACATCAAAGGCTGTAAAAAGACTTGGCATGTATTCGCTAAAACCGCACCCGCAAATAAGCCGACCAACTTGGCGGGTTTGCACGGCGATAATTACATGGTGTGGTGTGATGAAGCCGCAGGGATTGCCAATGAAGTCTTTGACGTACTGATCGGGGCATTAACACATAAAGATAACCGTATGTGTATGACTTCACAGCCCGCTAGACCGTCTGGCTTTTTCTTTGATTCACATCATAAATTATCTAAAGCGGCAGGCGGTGTCTGGAATGCGCTTGTATTTAACAGTGAATTATCACCAATCGTCAGTATTGAAAAATTAAAAGAAGCGATTTTACAGTACGGTAGCCGTGATGATCCACAATACATGATTCGTATTCGCGGTCTATTCCCAGATCTTGCGGGCGAGTTCTTAATCACGCACAAATACGCTCGACAAGCATGGTTAGGCAAGTCTTTAGATGAAAAAGATAAACATAAGGACTATGGCTACTTTATGTCGGTGGACGTAGGTGGCGGCGTAGGGCGGGATGATTCAAGTATTGTTATTGCTAAAGTATGGGGTAATCAGCACTATGGTCCAAGAGCAAGGCGGGTAGAGATTACCCGCATACCGTTATGTAAAAACAATGACAATATTCATGAATTAACGGCAATTATTAATGAATGCATGATTCAGTATCCAAATATTACATTATTGTTGGATGCAAACGGTGCAGGGGCAGGGCTTGCACAGCACTTAAAATCAATTGGGATCTATTACAAGCCAATATTTTGGGGTGGGCAGTGCTTCTCTACCAAAGCACGTAAAGAGTATGTTAATAAACGCGCACAGGCTTATGTGTGCTTGAGTCGTGCGGTAGCGTCAAACCGATTTAAGATCAGGACCATGTACTTAAAAGCCAAAGCTGAAGAACAATTGACACGTATTCCATATACTTTTGATGACCAGGCGCGTTTTAAAATCTTGTCTAAGGAAGATATGCGCCGTAAAGGGATTAAATCGCCCGATTTGGTCGATACATTCGCGTTCATGTTTATGGATGGTACAGTGTATTCACCCGCAAATGATTGTTTTAGTAGTGATGAAGATATGCAGGGCTTTGGTGAGTCATCGCCAGATATGGATAAAAAAGCTGATTTAGAACGCGCTAAAAAGCTTGCGGATCTTTATGCTTAG
- a CDS encoding adenylosuccinate synthase: MTELNHRKLCEIGARFLKRPESANGHGCHFAIVEPACYGENPDVFGIRHGSNGATFLLEAKTSRSDFLADKKKPHRMNPETGIGKYRYFICPNGLIKPEELPEKWGLIYVSPKGICKVIAGVLAVPRIKYFCEWSKTNKSYIDHKAIEENLKTLAFNERNFQNEMNLLTMALARLGDAEEILYMQRGYSRLQVKYQELQSENKELTAYKNRIEWRQNKGNE; the protein is encoded by the coding sequence ATGACTGAACTAAATCATCGCAAACTATGTGAAATTGGCGCACGTTTCTTAAAACGTCCTGAATCCGCTAACGGTCATGGTTGCCACTTCGCAATTGTAGAACCCGCTTGCTATGGGGAAAACCCAGATGTATTCGGTATTAGACATGGATCTAACGGCGCAACTTTCTTGTTAGAAGCCAAAACGAGTCGATCTGACTTTTTAGCAGATAAGAAAAAACCGCACCGTATGAATCCTGAAACGGGCATAGGGAAATATCGGTACTTTATATGTCCTAATGGACTGATTAAACCCGAAGAATTGCCAGAAAAGTGGGGCTTAATCTATGTCAGTCCGAAAGGGATTTGCAAGGTCATTGCGGGCGTGTTGGCAGTACCAAGAATCAAATATTTTTGCGAATGGTCAAAGACCAATAAAAGCTATATAGACCACAAAGCAATTGAAGAAAATTTAAAAACATTGGCATTCAATGAGCGCAATTTTCAGAACGAAATGAACCTTTTAACAATGGCTTTGGCTCGTTTGGGTGATGCTGAAGAAATACTTTATATGCAGCGTGGTTATTCAAGATTGCAAGTGAAATATCAAGAACTACAAAGCGAAAATAAGGAATTAACAGCATACAAGAATCGCATTGAATGGCGACAAAATAAGGGTAATGAATAA
- a CDS encoding Lar family restriction alleviation protein has translation MSKKKDKYSNEEYTQVLKDCPECGSDYVHEDGNNEESAVTCGDCGFEVVTNNVAKSKNKWNKIERN, from the coding sequence ATGAGTAAGAAAAAAGATAAATACAGCAACGAAGAATACACACAAGTTCTTAAAGATTGTCCTGAATGTGGTTCTGATTATGTGCATGAAGATGGAAACAATGAAGAATCAGCAGTTACTTGTGGCGATTGTGGATTTGAGGTTGTGACTAATAATGTCGCTAAGTCTAAGAATAAATGGAACAAAATTGAAAGGAATTAA
- a CDS encoding BRO-N domain-containing protein: MNAISTFTFHQDHNVRVQMINGEPYFCLPDVCSVLSILNSRDLLAKQIDKKGVEKVYILTNGGNQEIAFINEPNLYRVIFRSNKPEARQFQDWVFNEVLPSIRKTGQYQIPTQAKAPNYITNDDMNNIKRLVWFCASFFDHEDAFSRATWSSLRHVTNKPSPEQFEVEQLPLLESEFKRLYSIIEPYLNTRRACEKALIKYFIRGRADAVLLQQLLDQMHGSVENLHENTNVKFPKLFSSSCTDLIRRKA, encoded by the coding sequence ATGAATGCCATTTCCACTTTTACCTTTCACCAAGATCACAATGTCCGTGTTCAAATGATCAACGGCGAACCTTATTTTTGTTTACCCGATGTTTGCAGTGTTCTTTCAATCCTAAACTCACGTGATTTACTTGCAAAACAAATAGATAAAAAGGGTGTAGAAAAAGTCTACATCCTTACAAATGGCGGGAATCAAGAAATTGCTTTTATCAACGAACCCAACCTATACCGTGTGATTTTCCGTTCAAATAAACCCGAAGCAAGACAATTCCAAGATTGGGTATTTAACGAAGTATTACCCTCTATCCGCAAAACTGGACAATATCAGATACCAACACAAGCCAAAGCACCGAACTACATCACCAATGATGATATGAACAACATTAAACGCCTTGTTTGGTTCTGTGCTTCATTCTTTGATCATGAAGATGCTTTTAGTCGTGCAACATGGTCGTCTTTACGCCATGTAACCAATAAGCCAAGCCCTGAACAGTTTGAAGTTGAACAATTGCCTTTATTAGAAAGTGAGTTCAAACGCCTATATAGCATCATTGAACCGTATCTAAATACACGTAGAGCATGTGAAAAGGCTTTGATTAAGTATTTTATTAGAGGGCGTGCGGATGCAGTATTGTTACAGCAATTACTTGATCAAATGCATGGATCTGTTGAAAACCTACATGAAAATACCAATGTTAAGTTTCCCAAACTATTTAGTTCATCTTGTACTGATCTAATACGGCGTAAAGCTTAA
- a CDS encoding glycine zipper domain-containing protein, protein MLNTDSQGFILGELRLKQIKQGVENTEDNTKEILDFLKSEFKRMIDANQSQSDSLNRTIQDYIKQNKKAKDAASQSNSQNTPNNAEPNQNTGNQRGTPNRASSGRSRNADSNAPSTRPRPSRDAEDPNPNPTRRTRTRSQAEERAQLERERSNQDRDSKGRFTAKDKTILEKFKDLFKNGGGSSGNVDTKGYDPTVDALNELKEIVSPVGNIFGKMTSRAIGILRGRMRKNRNEQTLPEEQQQANRREQESDKERNKLLKRLIDAVRSNGGGGGGLFGGLLGKLFKGGKGLFKGLLKRVPLLGLLFGGASLFSEWGKLDSGGKGKGIGSLAGGALGAILGSVFGPLGTIGGGALGAYLGGIFGKKVGEWTDTLKNSDFVGIFKSLWSDAIGKIVDIAESIKNSKIVKNTKEAIGNGIDYVKQGASNLYNKVTGNKSKGNAASGGSGVSGVDLLSYGQGGGSSSGLKDEGTNGLGIYKPIADAVAKYESKGSYTIANTGGYEKRRVKGDFKTINEANLTNMSINDILKRNALPVGDPKRLNAVGRYQIIASNLRNWVADGSLKGTDIFTPELQDKLFLKLLPKSAKDYAKGKNVSIAKVQNDIAGQWAAVPRADTGRSAHENTGLNKANPKAGGLVVEAMNQIRSGKSVEQPPIVQTNTKGKDVIPLPQQAVGQNKSKMVTPKSSKDLATFAQNAEMPISSKILNPNVTPKTKSILQMNRMQSSNITKVQPIAAERVPLSTGNKVPVMTAQAQDSNINQNVSDRGLAHIFSGGIGFKTLQG, encoded by the coding sequence ATGCTAAATACAGATTCTCAAGGCTTTATTTTGGGCGAGTTACGGCTTAAACAAATCAAGCAAGGTGTAGAAAACACAGAAGATAATACAAAAGAAATTCTGGATTTTTTGAAGTCCGAGTTTAAACGTATGATTGATGCTAATCAAAGTCAGTCAGATAGTTTAAATAGAACCATCCAGGACTACATTAAGCAAAATAAGAAAGCAAAGGATGCGGCAAGTCAGTCAAATAGCCAAAACACGCCAAATAACGCAGAACCCAATCAAAACACGGGCAATCAAAGAGGTACGCCTAATCGTGCGAGTTCTGGGCGTTCACGCAATGCTGATAGTAATGCGCCATCGACTCGACCACGCCCAAGCCGTGATGCTGAAGATCCAAATCCTAACCCGACACGGCGTACTAGAACACGCAGTCAAGCTGAAGAACGCGCACAACTAGAGCGTGAAAGATCAAATCAGGATCGGGATAGTAAAGGGCGTTTTACTGCTAAGGATAAGACGATATTAGAAAAATTTAAGGATCTATTTAAAAATGGTGGTGGCTCAAGTGGGAATGTAGACACAAAAGGCTATGATCCTACAGTCGATGCTTTAAATGAATTAAAAGAAATTGTTTCCCCAGTCGGTAATATTTTCGGCAAGATGACTTCGCGTGCAATTGGTATTTTGCGTGGTCGTATGCGTAAGAATCGTAATGAGCAAACACTCCCAGAAGAACAGCAGCAAGCGAACCGCCGTGAACAAGAATCAGATAAGGAACGGAATAAGCTATTAAAACGCCTTATTGACGCTGTACGCTCGAATGGGGGTGGCGGTGGTGGTTTGTTTGGTGGATTGCTTGGAAAGCTGTTTAAAGGTGGAAAGGGCTTATTTAAGGGCTTATTGAAGCGAGTTCCTTTGCTTGGGTTGTTGTTTGGTGGTGCTTCATTATTTTCTGAATGGGGTAAACTCGATAGTGGTGGTAAAGGTAAGGGGATTGGTAGTCTTGCGGGTGGTGCGCTTGGTGCGATATTGGGTTCAGTGTTTGGACCATTGGGGACGATTGGTGGTGGTGCGCTTGGTGCTTATCTTGGTGGGATTTTTGGTAAAAAGGTTGGAGAGTGGACGGACACGCTCAAAAATTCTGATTTTGTTGGGATTTTTAAAAGCCTTTGGTCTGATGCAATTGGAAAAATTGTAGATATTGCTGAATCCATTAAAAACTCAAAGATTGTAAAAAATACTAAAGAAGCTATAGGCAATGGTATTGATTACGTTAAACAAGGTGCATCAAATTTATATAATAAAGTTACGGGAAATAAGTCAAAAGGAAACGCGGCGAGTGGTGGATCAGGTGTAAGTGGGGTTGATCTTTTAAGCTATGGTCAGGGTGGTGGTAGTTCAAGCGGATTAAAGGATGAGGGAACAAATGGGTTAGGTATATATAAGCCAATTGCTGATGCAGTAGCAAAATATGAAAGTAAAGGATCTTACACAATTGCTAATACAGGTGGTTATGAAAAAAGGCGTGTTAAAGGTGACTTTAAAACCATTAATGAAGCTAATTTAACAAATATGTCTATTAATGACATTTTAAAACGTAATGCATTACCAGTTGGAGATCCAAAACGACTTAATGCCGTTGGTCGCTATCAAATCATTGCATCTAATTTACGAAATTGGGTAGCTGATGGTTCGCTAAAAGGTACAGATATATTTACACCTGAATTGCAGGATAAATTGTTTTTAAAACTTTTACCTAAATCAGCAAAAGATTATGCAAAAGGTAAAAATGTATCTATTGCTAAAGTTCAAAATGATATTGCTGGGCAATGGGCAGCAGTGCCAAGAGCCGATACAGGGCGTTCAGCGCATGAAAACACGGGATTAAATAAAGCTAATCCGAAAGCGGGTGGGTTGGTTGTTGAAGCAATGAATCAAATTCGTTCTGGAAAGTCAGTTGAGCAACCACCCATTGTACAGACCAATACAAAAGGTAAGGATGTAATCCCATTGCCACAGCAAGCAGTTGGGCAGAATAAAAGCAAGATGGTTACACCTAAGTCATCGAAGGATCTTGCGACATTTGCACAAAATGCAGAAATGCCTATCTCAAGTAAAATTTTAAACCCGAATGTTACACCTAAGACAAAAAGTATTTTGCAAATGAATCGTATGCAATCATCGAATATTACAAAAGTTCAACCAATAGCAGCGGAACGCGTTCCATTATCAACAGGGAATAAAGTGCCAGTAATGACAGCACAAGCCCAAGATTCAAATATTAATCAAAATGTATCAGATCGGGGCTTGGCGCATATATTTAGTGGTGGAATTGGGTTTAAGACCTTGCAAGGTTAA
- a CDS encoding VRR-NUC domain-containing protein, translating to MVKRVRPYRPKDIFAKAPVPKKTRYSASERAALGLAPQEDDIQMQVFEECYYIRYNGYRVSEIIRHIPNGGNRSESEGAKFKKMGVIAGTPDWLLPVPKQGYGSLYIEQKTKNGRVRPEQKAQIKLLEAMGNKVLVCRTVAETIKEIKDYLGIK from the coding sequence ATGGTTAAGCGTGTCAGACCATATAGACCTAAAGATATATTTGCTAAAGCACCTGTACCAAAAAAAACAAGATATTCAGCGTCAGAGCGTGCAGCACTTGGGTTAGCACCGCAAGAAGATGATATTCAAATGCAAGTATTTGAAGAATGCTACTACATTCGTTACAACGGCTACCGTGTGAGTGAGATTATTCGTCATATTCCCAATGGCGGTAATAGATCTGAGTCTGAAGGTGCAAAATTTAAAAAGATGGGTGTTATTGCGGGTACGCCAGATTGGTTATTGCCAGTGCCAAAACAAGGCTATGGAAGTTTATATATAGAACAAAAAACAAAAAATGGGCGAGTTCGCCCAGAACAGAAAGCGCAAATTAAATTACTTGAAGCAATGGGAAATAAGGTTTTGGTTTGTCGTACCGTTGCTGAAACAATCAAAGAAATTAAAGATTATTTAGGGATCAAATGA
- a CDS encoding IS3 family transposase (programmed frameshift) has product MTRRKRRNHSAEFKVKVALAAIKGDHTLAELSTQFDLHQNQIIDWKNQLLEQSINIFSRPTAQQEPEIDLKALHAKIGHQALQIGFFRRCAQKNRAAERQKMIDKTHQLSVRQQSQLIQINRSTLYYKPKEISSTDLSLMRLIDEIHLDYPFMGSRMIRDMLQRQGHKIGRRKVRRLMRLMGIHALYPKPNTSKPNLAHRIFPYLLKNMVIDHSNQVWCTDITYIPMAKGFVYLCAIIDWHSRKVLAHRVSISMETDFCIDALQEAIVKYGCPEVFNTDQGSQFTSEAFLNELKLRNIRISMDGKGRWMDNVMIERLWRSVKHEEVYLKAYDTVKQAKQSIAEYLDFYNTIRPHSSLNKATPNEFYDRHLPKVMAA; this is encoded by the exons ATGACACGAAGAAAACGTCGTAATCATTCAGCAGAGTTTAAAGTTAAAGTTGCTCTCGCAGCAATTAAAGGCGACCACACACTCGCTGAACTTTCTACTCAATTCGATTTACATCAAAACCAAATCATCGATTGGAAAAATCAACTGCTTGAGCAATCAATCAATATTTTTTCACGACCAACAGCACAACAAGAACCTGAGATTGACCTCAAAGCTCTACATGCCAAGATAGGACATCAGGCATTGCAAATTG GATTTTTTAGAAGGTGCGCTCAGAAAAATAGGGCAGCTGAGCGGCAAAAAATGATCGATAAGACCCATCAACTTTCGGTACGACAACAATCGCAATTGATTCAAATCAATCGCAGTACGTTGTATTACAAGCCCAAAGAGATTTCATCAACTGATTTGAGTTTGATGCGTCTAATCGATGAAATTCATCTCGACTACCCATTTATGGGCAGTCGAATGATACGAGATATGCTACAGCGTCAAGGACATAAAATAGGTCGGCGTAAAGTCCGACGTTTAATGCGCTTGATGGGAATACATGCCTTGTATCCAAAACCCAATACCAGTAAGCCTAATCTTGCACACCGTATTTTCCCATATCTGTTGAAAAACATGGTCATCGATCACTCTAATCAAGTCTGGTGTACAGATATCACGTACATTCCTATGGCTAAAGGCTTTGTCTATCTGTGTGCAATTATAGATTGGCATAGTCGTAAAGTACTGGCTCATCGTGTATCGATCAGTATGGAAACAGACTTTTGCATAGATGCGTTGCAAGAAGCAATTGTGAAATATGGTTGTCCAGAGGTGTTTAATACAGACCAAGGCAGTCAATTCACAAGCGAGGCATTTTTGAATGAGTTAAAATTGCGAAATATCCGTATCAGTATGGATGGGAAAGGACGATGGATGGATAATGTAATGATTGAGCGTTTATGGCGCAGTGTGAAGCATGAGGAAGTCTATTTGAAGGCTTACGATACGGTTAAACAAGCAAAACAATCAATTGCTGAATATTTGGATTTTTATAACACGATACGTCCTCATTCAAGCTTGAATAAGGCAACACCAAATGAATTTTATGATCGACATTTACCAAAAGTAATGGCAGCATAA